AAGGGTAGCTGTCTGTATATAATTAGTTCTAATCCTTCCATCTGCAAGGACAGCAGGTTTTGGAGgagcaacaaagaaaaaaaaaaaaaaagacatttatcaTGTAATAATGGATAGAGGAATAGGTACACACTCTTCCAAATTTCTCAGTGTTCCCTTAAAAAGACTGAACATTTTGTAAAAGAATGTATTattctttaaactgaaaaaaagagattaaaagcaTTTACATATAGAagttgaagaaaataatagcaATCTGTCTTAAGTTATTTTCAGAGCACAGCAAATATCCAGCAGTCTTGATGACCATGTATTGCAACAGTCAAGGATGTAGGAACTTCCCAAAAACTAACCCGGAGCAACCACGTTGACTCGAATTTGCTTTTTTGCTACTTCTTTAGCAAGAGAGCGTGAAAATCCAACTAATCCTGCCTTGGTAGCACTGTATACACTTTGACCGGAGTTGCCTTTAAGTCCTACAATacttcctaaaaaaaaagaaacaacaaacagaagaaaagattaaatgaCTAATCTGAAACCTTGTACTAGCTTTatcattttagttttaaatttgGAATGGAAAATGAGATTCCAAGAGAAGGAATTAGAAGTATATTACTAAATGTACTTTATAGCCTGCTGCTGGGATACGCAAATCCCTCAATTATCTGTGATTTTTGTGGAATCCATATATCTATGTTGACCAATAGGCACCAGGAGAGTAAAAAGAAGagctttctaaaaaaatatgcttgcatagaaaaaaaaaaaagaaaccaactgTACCTATTTGATGCTTAGTTAATAACTAGCAGCTGGTAGATTTAGCTACTGAAAGAGCTGATAAAAAGCggtaaaattcttttttccataaaatgtaAACTCTGAGGTGTTTATTACTGCAAAAAGCTGGTTTTACATTTAGAAGTTGCTGAAATTACACAAAAGAATAAGCATTcgtaaaaaaatgttaaatatagAATGtctaaatacaaagaaaagtaaattgTAACAAGTAACATTTCAATGGTACACCTGCTAAACCTTTCTAGAAAACTAGTACATAGAATTCCACTGGATTAGACAAACAACTTACCTATATTGACAATAGCACCTCCCTGTTGTTGAATCATGCTTTTCACAGCAGCTTTGCATGTCAACATTGTTCCCAAAAGGTTAGTGTGAATCTGGGCTATCATATCTTCAGTCTTGGTTCTCAGTAACAAACCATCCCTGACAAACagaccaaaaaacccaaaagaattCACTGAACAACCCCAATGATCACATTTACTCATAGTAAAACATGACTGATGAATGGAATATTAATGGGGATTTATATGGTTCTATACATTCTAGCATTCAAACTGATGATGCTGCAAGGATGACACATAGCAAGAAAAAAGTTAGCTATGCTTTTGGCAACAAAGCCTCCTTTGCAAAGAAGTATCAAACATTGTTTGGCACTATTTCAGGGGGAAGAAGTGGAAGAAAGAGGCGTAGAGGGGGAACTCATAAACTTGGAATGCAGAAACTACAGTGAAAGCTGTATCATCTGTTAGAATTTTACCATTATCAGGAACAAAATATTGGTGAGTGCTTAATACTGTTTTCAGATGTACTCATTAACAATACTTTTACTACATGCAAAGGCCCTTAGCACCTTACAATAAGATGCTGTCTTCTAGAATTACATACAATCTTGTAACAAATAACTAACCTGTTGATCCCAGCCGCATTAACCAAGTAGTTAATAGGACCTAAATTCCTCTGCATCTCCTCAAAAGTATTTTGGACTTCCTGTTCGCTTGATACATCACAGCTAAGCGCCAGATGTCCTGCTATATTGAAATAAAGGCACATTATAATAATGGTAAAAGTTGGTATACCATTCATAGACCTTCTTCAGCATTTATCAATTGCAAAAACCCATGCTGAATTAGTGATAACTTGAGGAACCCATTTAACCTCCAGAGAATTAAATAAGGATAATTTTCAAGTATTGTACTGATTAGTTATGTGACAATTTCTTGGTTTATATTTTTGGCCGTTTGAAATCAAAAGTTCAGCATGAGCAGGCTGGTCTCAGTTCTGGCCTGGCCAGGAGCCAAGGATGACTCAATTCATACGACCTCCCTGTTGTGACCTTGAACAATTTCTTTCATCTTACAATTCATATCTTGCAGATAGAATAGGTAACATACTTAACTTTCCCAAAGAatattatgaaaacaaaattgtacTGATatagcttttctttcaaatttctcaacttttttttttgtcattttcatcTAGTTAAACAATGAGGTTTATTTAATGATTTACTACTTTTACAAGTTACCTAAGCATTGGACAGTGAAGAAATAATTGCAGAGCAGCATACGTACCACCAAGATTACATGCAGTGGTTTGGGCTACTTCCAGATTTCTAGCAATAATTGCCAGGCGGCAGCCTTTCTGTGCCAGTAATTCTGCAACAGCTTTTCCTATTCCTCGGGATCCTCCAAAAATGGCACAAACCTTGCccatcttaaaaaataattcacaaattGCAAATAAACCATGAATTTCAGGTCCAATACAGCAAAAGAATAACCACTGTTCTTATCAACATCACAGCCATGCTAGTTTGTAGCATTTTGTAACGTCAAATTATAGAATTAGtgatttgttaattttttattcaccaaaaaataaacacttgagCTAAATTAGACACCACTTCTACAAATGCAAGTTAATTCTTAGTGATTTCTGAACTAGTAAAAAAATTATGCATGCAATCTAGCATTTCAATGCTAGTGTTATGATAACTCCTATTCAGTTGATGAAGTATACGATTTATATATCTAAAGGCCGTAATGTATCATTCAGCTGTTTATTCAAAGCCGACATAGTAGCTGTAATTATATTGTTCTTGCAAGCACTATTCTCATACTGAAGTCATTTAGCCTCAAGGTCTCGCTCCATCCTAAGTACCTGTGTTGGACACCCACATTGCAAACCTTACAGAGCATGATTTGATACTACTGTATGTACACTAGTTTAATACTAAGTTACACTACACAATACTATGTTTCACCACTAGCcttaggttttttgtttctgcttttgaagaaaaaaaaatagctttttgaaatgtgaaatgATTCTGAAGTATCTAGCTTAGATGTTTAGGAAGGAGTGTAAGAAGAAAGTACTGTAGAATGATCTTTTATTCTGCAACCTCTAGAAACCAATCAGCTGTTCTGGGATTTCCTGAGGAGCCAGAGGCAGAATCAAAGCAATAGCAATGAACCTCTTTTCCATACATTTGAATAAATCCTTTTTGAACCCAATTATACTTTGTCTCCATAACATCCTGAGGCAACGAGTTTCATTATTTGTGGAAAAGTACTTCCTTTTGCTCTTAACTTGCTTTCAGGTAATACTATGCATTTCTCCTTATAACTTCCTCTTACTGTTAGTAGCTTCAGAGGCTACTCTTCTGTATTTTACCCTCTCCCATAACCTCTTTCAGGTCTATTTAGTCACTCTTATAGGTATGGAAGCCATTCTGTATCTCACTAAAGACTGTCCAAGTTCTTAAACCCGCCACCCTACCCTTTGCCTTGCTCTTAGGTCTATTACACCCTTTTTGATATGCGATAACCAGAAGAGCCCACAGTGTTGAGCATGCAAGGACACCATCAACTCATACAGTGGCATAATGATTTTGGTCTTCTGTGACAGGGCCTGAAAGAGCAGACTGTCCTTTTCTGTAACAAAGTAAGCACAAGTGCTTGAAATCAACCCATGTGTCTGCTTCCACTGGCAAGTTGAAATCAGCTTCCTAGGAGCCCTTTCGACAGAACACGTACGAAAAGATGTCCTGCATGAAAACAGCTCCTTAGTGATAAAAACAGGCACCACTGCCTGACCAGAAAGACTAATCTTTTGGATAGTCTTCATTAGGTATCTAGACTGCAAGAGATGAACCAAGAGGTCTTGCACCCCAGCAGCTACAGCTCTTACTGCCTTAGCAAACTAAAGGCGCATCCAGccaacccacccacccacccataTCTTGTtgacagatttttctgttaGAAACAAAGTCTCAGTCTGCCTTCTCCATCATGACTGATCTCTTCTTTTACAGAATTATCACAATGACTCTTGGAAGTTCTTGCCTATTTGTTGCAGCAATGTCATACTAGGATTTCCTCCTTCATATTTTGTTCTTACCAGCACTGACCATACctactcttttatttttatgtgaaacaTGGAATAATATAGATTACAAGGGATCTCTGGAATTCATCTTGTCTAACTCCTCCACTCCTAAGTAATGTCAAGTGAACCATCTTATACTGTTTATAAATGCTGTCAGACCCATATGTATTTTCCCAATAATTCTGGACGTGCTTAGCTACACAGGACCCAACAAGCTGCCTGGGGGGAGAGAACTTCTTTAAAACGTGTCATTCTATCCTTCCTGGTCtctttgagaagggaaaaaaaatcttagcgATTCTACCATTCTCGGAAACAATAGTGAAAGTCCCTTGTACATTAACCAGATATTTACAGGGGGAGCGTAAGGCCTACTTCCAACGCAGCAATATACAATTTGCGGTTGAGCACATAAGAGCTATAGATTCTTTGGAGTTGTgacttgggagaaaaaaaaaaactgcagCAGGAGTAATAAGCCTATATTCTCTGGTCAAATAAAGGTCGGGACAACCAAGTATCTTTTGAGCAACAGGCTCTTCTTCTGGGTCACCACACAGCACACACAAGTGCCTGCACCGCCTTTGTCCTCTAcggcttttcccttctttcaaaacaaactcTTTAATCCGTGAGCCCCAGGGCTCCAGCGGCACTACCGCTAACCGCCTCATGGCACACCGCTCTACATCCGCTGGAGGACACCTTTCAACACAGGCGAGTCGGGATACCGCGGCcggccgggggccgggccgggccgccccgccgcccgcacCTGTGCGCCCTCAGCCGCCTCAgccaccgccaccgcccccAGCCCCGACCCTCTCGTTCTCCCCTCTCGGCAAACCTTCTTCTCGTCGAGtcccgtcccccgtcccccccccctcctttttcgGGCTCCCACCAACCTCCTCCGACCCGGGGCGGCACTGCGGCCCCTCCCTCCCGCAGCCCCTCACACGCCTGAAGGAAGGCGGGCGCGCGCCGCGTGGACTAACCGCCCCCAGCCGCCTCCGCCCAgggccgcccggcccgccgccaGGGGGCGGCGGCGCACGCGCGCAGCGaggccccccgccgccgccccccgcccggtGGCGCCGAGCGGC
The Haliaeetus albicilla chromosome 1, bHalAlb1.1, whole genome shotgun sequence DNA segment above includes these coding regions:
- the CBR4 gene encoding 3-oxoacyl-[acyl-carrier-protein] reductase isoform X1 gives rise to the protein MGKVCAIFGGSRGIGKAVAELLAQKGCRLAIIARNLEVAQTTACNLGAGHLALSCDVSSEQEVQNTFEEMQRNLGPINYLVNAAGINRDGLLLRTKTEDMIAQIHTNLLGTMLTCKAAVKSMIQQQGGAIVNIGSIVGLKGNSGQSVYSATKAGLVGFSRSLAKEVAKKQIRVNVVAPGFIHTEMTAHLEEDQLKKAILLGRFGEPREVAQAVVFLLESPYVTGSTLIVDGGLQLLT
- the CBR4 gene encoding 3-oxoacyl-[acyl-carrier-protein] reductase isoform X2; this encodes MGKVCAIFGGSRGIGKAVAELLAQKGCRLAIIARNLEVAQTTACNLGGHLALSCDVSSEQEVQNTFEEMQRNLGPINYLVNAAGINRDGLLLRTKTEDMIAQIHTNLLGTMLTCKAAVKSMIQQQGGAIVNIGSIVGLKGNSGQSVYSATKAGLVGFSRSLAKEVAKKQIRVNVVAPGFIHTEMTAHLEEDQLKKAILLGRFGEPREVAQAVVFLLESPYVTGSTLIVDGGLQLLT